The nucleotide sequence CGGGTCAAATCTCCGTAGACAGTTCGCGTTTGGAACGTCCAGGGTTCCGTCCAAGGCAGTCGTTCAGCGATGCGCTCAGCTTTACGCCATTCGCCATCTGTACACAGTGCAAGCGCCACCTCATAGGCCGCCGAGAGGTGGCCGCCCTCAACTGCCTGTTGGCCGGCACTCAGCGCAGCTTCACCGTTTCCTGACTCGGCGTACAGGCGACCGATTCGCATCACCGCTTCGGGGTCCCCGGAGAGCACGGCAGGCGCGAGAATTTGAGCTGATTGAGCATTCAGCCCACGAGTTCGGGCTGCGTCAGCGAGGTCGGCTCGCACTGCTGGCGATAGGTCAGACGTCTGTGTGGCAGCAGTCCAGAATCGCTCCGGGGGCAAGTAATGAGGTGCCCGTTCCCGCCGCAGTCGTTGTTCGATGACATCATTGAGTTCGTAACCTTCGGCATCATTCGCGTCGCGGCGAGAGTGCGCCAGCAGAAGTCCATCGAGGCCGTGGGCTTCTTGGGTGAGATCCTCCATCGCCCGCCGAAACTTCTGGTCCCACCTTGGCGCGCTCAAGCGCGCCGTCGCTGGCGGAAGGTAGGCGTAGGCGGCGTTTTTCAGGAAGGTGTCCGGGACATGTCTCCATCTTTCGCTGAGTCGATGGGCGTCGGTGATGGCCCACAGCACTGCTTGCTCTGTCGGATCGACGAGCTTGAGGCGACGCACGATTTCGGGCACACCAGCCAGCGTTTGTGTAAGGAATCCGTCACCGCGGCTGCGCCGGACGGCGTGCTGAAGGCGCTCGTCGTGATCTAGCAATTCCACGTTGCCGGGCAATGCAAGATCCACGTCGCTGAAGGAGTCAGGCACGCGGATTTCGTTGTACTGGAGCAGTTTTCGTACAGCATGTCCGGCTCTGGTGGTTCCGTCTGTCAGCCGGGCGTACGGTTCGGGCCAAATAGTGCCCAACAGTAACCGTGGCCCTGGCATCGTCAGTGCCTCAGCGAGAACTTCGGCCAGACGCGGGCCTTCATCCGTAGGTTCCAGATAGTGGTGGAGGTCGTCGAGCCAGATGATGGTTTTTTCGGCCAACCGCTCTTCGTGAACGGCGGTTTCTATCTCAGCGGCACAACTCCCAGACGCGAGGTCTGACCAGATCCTCCAGTCGGGGAGGCAAGCCTTCACTGCCTCCCATGCTGCCCGCGTTTTGCCGGTTGCCGAATTGCCGACCAAGACAATCGCCCCGCCAGCACCGGCCTCGGCCAGTTTGTTCACCCGCCGACGTAGCTCTAGGTCAAAGTCGCGTTCAAGGTAGCTGGGCAGCGGTGAGGGTCCTAGTGCACCATCGTCGGTGGCGACCACCCTGTGGACGCCGAGCAACAGGACGGTGTCGCGGTCGCTGATAGCGGATACCGTCGTGCCTGCTGCCTGCGCGGTGGTCGACGGCGAAACTGGATCGGTAGGTGCCGAACGGGGCCGGGTCGCTTTGTGTATCGCCCGCCAACGTGCCGCCACGTCTTCGTCGAACTGCGCGAGCCCGGCCTCGTGCCACAAGTAGGCGACAACCCGCTCAACCTGCTCGGACATCGAGCGCGGCCTCGCACCGCCCATCCACCCTTCGACGGTCTTGGACTTGATTGGTGCTTGGTGCCCTGCCCGGCGGGCGTCCCCGACCAGACGGTGAATGCTGAGTTGGGTCTGCTCGGCGCTACCGCCGCCGCGGGCGAGGCGCGCTGTCTCGGTCGCTCTGCTCCGCACCGCGGCGCCGACGACCTCGGCACTAATCGCGGCGACGACATCTTCTGCCGAGGGACTTCCTGCGGCCGCGTGAAGGAGGCCAAACAGCTCCATGAAACTCGTGCGCCCCGCGCCGAGCCTTGTGTTGCTCCAAACCCGATTGAATTCGCGAAGGGCGCCGGCGCATTCATCTGAGGTGCTGCGACGCTTCAATACACCCTCCCGTGATCCCGAACGCGCCGTCCGCGCGAGTGGCGCGACTCGCTACACCCGTGACCAGCCTAAACGCTTCTTGTCGCAGTTCCCGTCGTGGACTCGCCTGTCGTTGTCAGACGACCCTAAGCACTGCAGCTGCTGTCCGTTCCGAATCGAGGTCAAAAGGGAGACCGATGAGACAGCAAATTTCGAAGTATGTTGCCGATGTCATCAAGGCAATGATCGTCGCGACCACGGTGATCGTCATCGGCTGGCTTGTGTTCTGTGCGGCCATCATCGTCCTGACTGGATCGGCCGCGGGTATTCAGGAGTCCGGTGAGATCGCGGTGCTACTCATCGAGGGCATGCTCTCGCGGTTGAGCGAACTGTTCTCGTAGAGGCTTGTGCAGTCCGCAGGCCTAAGCGGCGGTCGCTGGCTTCAGTCGACGGCCGCCGTTTCGCTGCCGCGGTGCTGCTCCGTACAGACGCAACGACAATCGAAATGTCAGACCCGCCAAGTAACATCACCGATGTAACACCGCAACCGTCCGGGCCC is from Mycolicibacterium alvei and encodes:
- a CDS encoding tetratricopeptide repeat protein; this encodes MKRRSTSDECAGALREFNRVWSNTRLGAGRTSFMELFGLLHAAAGSPSAEDVVAAISAEVVGAAVRSRATETARLARGGGSAEQTQLSIHRLVGDARRAGHQAPIKSKTVEGWMGGARPRSMSEQVERVVAYLWHEAGLAQFDEDVAARWRAIHKATRPRSAPTDPVSPSTTAQAAGTTVSAISDRDTVLLLGVHRVVATDDGALGPSPLPSYLERDFDLELRRRVNKLAEAGAGGAIVLVGNSATGKTRAAWEAVKACLPDWRIWSDLASGSCAAEIETAVHEERLAEKTIIWLDDLHHYLEPTDEGPRLAEVLAEALTMPGPRLLLGTIWPEPYARLTDGTTRAGHAVRKLLQYNEIRVPDSFSDVDLALPGNVELLDHDERLQHAVRRSRGDGFLTQTLAGVPEIVRRLKLVDPTEQAVLWAITDAHRLSERWRHVPDTFLKNAAYAYLPPATARLSAPRWDQKFRRAMEDLTQEAHGLDGLLLAHSRRDANDAEGYELNDVIEQRLRRERAPHYLPPERFWTAATQTSDLSPAVRADLADAARTRGLNAQSAQILAPAVLSGDPEAVMRIGRLYAESGNGEAALSAGQQAVEGGHLSAAYEVALALCTDGEWRKAERIAERLPWTEPWTFQTRTVYGDLTRAAAKEAAWDDAERLAEIEMRCRDEEQKQMPEHHRSTTLICLLGAEDLARRLREAGQYERGVRMSLTAARHQAPQDAFAMTMAMADSGDWDAAEKLATTLADDYGYANAFQFLAERRIQEGNADEAMRLAVKAKCLGTRIRVGIHAARGEWAPVLQIIESELELPGPPSGWVEIIEAAYHFLVAQRWDELRQLASRFDTAHTAYWSATNPPPEDLFVPPSHTLADIAAEAARYQMGEAAKYFAAAAEEVGQGIDAFGGMARAYAGVGDWEQAERCAEIVNDRGDEKIWADLAARTAQIGDVTRAEHFAERGAQRGDHGAAFGIAACELGRQANWPEAIRLGIRSSAEGHEWRLEQVLAMRNGLNG